The DNA window ACAACATGCGCGGTGCCTTCGCTCTTTCCGATCCTGCCGCGATCTCGGGCGGGAAGATCGTGCTGGTCGACGATGTCTTCACCACCGGAGCCACGGTGGCAAGCGCGACGAAGGTCCTCAAGCGGGCCAAGGCGGCGCGTGTCGATGTGCTCGTCTTCGCGCGGGTTGTCGATCCGGGGGCTTCGTGACTATATCAGTGGATGGATATTTTGCGGTGCAATAGCACCTTCATCTCCGGGTCAGAGGAAGATCGAATGGCGGATGTCGTGATCTACACCCGCGATTTCTGCGGGTTCTGTGCTCGAGCAAAGTCGTTGCTCGACAGCAAGGGCGTCAAGTATACCGAGCACAACGCGACGGAGACGCCGTCCGCCCGCGCCGAGATGATCCAGCGCTCCGGCCGCAGCACCTTCCCGCAGGTTTTCGTCGGCAGCACCCACGTTGGCGGCTGCGACGATCTCTTCGCCATGGAAAGGGCCGGCAAGCTCGACCTGCTGCTCGCCGGCTGAAGACCCGTCACTTCGGAGTGTCATGACATGAGCCTCTTCCGCGTTGCCTGCGCCCAGATGCGATCGGGCCGCGATCCCGCCGCCAACCTTGCCGCCGTCGAGGCGCTGGTGCGCGAGGCCGCTGGTGAAGGCGCCTCCTATGTCCAGACGCCGGAGATGACCAACATTCTCGTGCGCTCGCGCGGGGAACTGCTGGAGAAGATTTCGACCGAGGCCGAGGATGCGCTGCTTGCCCGCATGCGCGCCGTCGCGGCCGAACTCGGCATCTTCGTCCATCTCGGCTCGCTGGCGATCATCGTCGGGCCCGAGCGCGTCGCCAACCGCGCCTTCGTCATCGCCCCGGACGGCTCCATCGCCGCGCGCTACGACAAGATCCACATGTTCGACGTCGATCTCGAAAACGGCGAGAGCTGGCGCGAGTCCGCCACCTATCAGCCGGGCGAGGCCGCCGTCACCGTCGATCTCGGTCCGATCACGGCGGGTCTCGCGATCTGCTACGACGTCCGCTTCCCGCATCTTTTCCGCAGCTACGCCAAGGCCGGCTGCGGCCTGCTCACCGCGCCCGCCGCCTTCACCCGCCAGACGGGCGCCGCGCACTGGCATATCCTCCAGCGCGCGCGGGCAATCGAGAACGGCGCCTTCGTCGTCACCGCCGCACAGGGCGGCAAGCACGAGGACGGTCGCGAGACCTACGGCCACAGCCTCGTCATCGATCCGTGGGGACGCATTCTCGCCGAGGCCGACCACGACGAGCCCGGCATCATCGTTGCAGACATCGATCCCGCCGACGTGGCGGTCATTCGCGGCCGGGTTCCCTCGCTCGCCAACGAACGGGCCTTTGCCCCCGCCCGTGTCGAGGCGGACAGGATCCGCACAAGCGGGGCCGCATGATCCGCTATCAACTCACCTGCATCGAGGGGCACGGCTTCGACGGCTGGTTCCGCTCCTCGGCCGATTTCGACGACCAGGAGGCACGCGGCCTGCTTGCTTGCCCGATGTGCGGCTCGTCGCATGTCAAAAAGGCACTCATGGCCCCGAGTGTGGTCGCCTCGCCTGAGACAGCACGACGCCAGGAAGCAGAAAGCGGGCAGACATCCGGGAGCGAGGCAGGCCCAGCCGCCGAGCCCGCCGCAATGCCCGTGCCCGCGCCGACCGTCGCCCTGCCCTCCGCGACGACCGAAAAGATGGCCGAGATGATTTCGGCCCTGCGCGAGATCCGCCAGAAGCTGGTGGAAAATTCCGAGGACGTCGGCAGCCGCTTTCCCGAGGAAGCCCGCCGTATCCACTATGGCGAGGCGCCGCAGCGCGGCATCCACGGCGCGGCGAGCCCGGAGGACGCCAAGGCCCTGGCCGATGAGGGGATCGACATTCTCGCCCTGCCGATGCTGCCCGAAGACCGGAACTGACAGGAACGGCAGGAAGTTTTCCTCCCCCCTCGCAATCCGCAGCGGCAAAAAGAAAACCGCCCGCGACATCGACTGTCGCGGGCGGTTTCGTCAGCAGATCAGAGATCGGCGAAAGAGGCCTCAGGCAGCTTCTTCCTCGACGCCCTCATCCTCGTCGGCGCCGGCATCGGCACGGGCCGCCGCGCGGCGCGGGCTCTTCGTCAGGTGATCCTCGATGCGGCGCACGGCTTCCGTTTCCGTGACCCGCAGGACAGCCGAAATCTCGCGCGACATACGGTCGAGCGCGGCTTCATAAAGCTGACGCTCGGAGTAGGACTGCTCGGGCTGCGAGGACGCGCGATGCAGGTCGCGCACGACTTCGGAAATGGCGATCAGGTCGCCCGAATTGATCTTGGCTTCGTATTCCTGGGCCCGGCGGCTCCACATCGTGCGCTTCACGCGGGCGCGGCCCTTTATGGTCTCCAGAGACTTCTCGACAACATCGCCTTCGGACAGCTTGCGCATGCCGACGGATTCGCACTTGTGGGTCGGAACCCGCAGGGTCATCTTGTCCTTTTCGAAGCTGATCACGAACAGATCGAGTTTGAGACCGGCAATTTCCTGTTCTTCAATGGCAACAATCTGGCCGACGCCGTGAGCCGGGTAAACGATGAATTCATTCGTCTTGAACCCGTTGCGATGGGAGGTCTTCTTGCTCGTGGCCATTCGCTTCATCACTCCATAGCCACGCCGGAACATAAGACCGTCAGTTTCACACTCTGGGTCCGCGGGGGCAGAACCAGTTGGGAGAAGTGTCAAAGGTTGACGTCCCGGACGCACTCCTTGTGATATGCGTCCGCAGTGCCGGCGAGCTCTCTCGTTGTTTCAGCCGATCAGGGTGACGACCCATTCGCTGTCATCAGGTCTCGTTCTGCGACCCGAAGCCTCGATCGCACCGGGGAGGCCGATCAAGAAAAAGGCCCCGATACGGGGCGGGCATGCGATTGGGACAGGGTGTCGGCTGCCGGAAATATACCTATCACAAATTTAGCCGAAAAAAAAGCCTTTTCGGGCCGGCATACCCGCTATGCACCGGGTAACACCAGCCTGAAAACCGTCTCGTCCTGCCCGGGTTTTGATCCTTGCGACGGATCAGTCCCCCTGCCCCGGTTCCGGAGAAAAATACTTCTCCAGCTTTCCCTCGACGCCATCGAAATCCTTGGCGTCGGCCGGGGCGTCACGCTTTACCGTGATATTCGGCCATTTCGCGGCATAGTCCGCATTGAGCGTCAGCCAATCGTCAAGTCCGGTTTCGGTATCGGGCTTGATCGCCTCGGCTGGGCATTCCGGTTCGCAGACGCCGCAGTCGATGCACTCGTCGGGATGAATGACGAGCATGTTGTCGCCTTCATAGAAGCAGTCGACCGGACACACTTCCACGCAATCCATGTACTTGCAGCGGATACAGTTGTCGGTGACGACATAGGTCATGAAGGAAGCTCCAAGGCGGATTCACGAGTCTCTCGGGCGGCTGCCTATCGGACTTTCGGCAGTGAGGCAAGAGGCAGATTCTGCGCATCTGCCCTTCCCGGACCGGCTCTCGCCGGAGAACTTGAATCCCGGCGCCGCTTCAACGATATGTGCGCCGGACCTTTCGCGGATGCAAGCCGCCATGACCAAAAAATGGCCGATGAACGG is part of the Hartmannibacter diazotrophicus genome and encodes:
- the grxC gene encoding glutaredoxin 3, which codes for MADVVIYTRDFCGFCARAKSLLDSKGVKYTEHNATETPSARAEMIQRSGRSTFPQVFVGSTHVGGCDDLFAMERAGKLDLLLAG
- a CDS encoding carbon-nitrogen hydrolase family protein produces the protein MSLFRVACAQMRSGRDPAANLAAVEALVREAAGEGASYVQTPEMTNILVRSRGELLEKISTEAEDALLARMRAVAAELGIFVHLGSLAIIVGPERVANRAFVIAPDGSIAARYDKIHMFDVDLENGESWRESATYQPGEAAVTVDLGPITAGLAICYDVRFPHLFRSYAKAGCGLLTAPAAFTRQTGAAHWHILQRARAIENGAFVVTAAQGGKHEDGRETYGHSLVIDPWGRILAEADHDEPGIIVADIDPADVAVIRGRVPSLANERAFAPARVEADRIRTSGAA
- a CDS encoding DUF1178 family protein, with the protein product MIRYQLTCIEGHGFDGWFRSSADFDDQEARGLLACPMCGSSHVKKALMAPSVVASPETARRQEAESGQTSGSEAGPAAEPAAMPVPAPTVALPSATTEKMAEMISALREIRQKLVENSEDVGSRFPEEARRIHYGEAPQRGIHGAASPEDAKALADEGIDILALPMLPEDRN
- a CDS encoding CarD family transcriptional regulator, whose amino-acid sequence is MATSKKTSHRNGFKTNEFIVYPAHGVGQIVAIEEQEIAGLKLDLFVISFEKDKMTLRVPTHKCESVGMRKLSEGDVVEKSLETIKGRARVKRTMWSRRAQEYEAKINSGDLIAISEVVRDLHRASSQPEQSYSERQLYEAALDRMSREISAVLRVTETEAVRRIEDHLTKSPRRAAARADAGADEDEGVEEEAA
- the fdxA gene encoding ferredoxin FdxA, whose product is MTYVVTDNCIRCKYMDCVEVCPVDCFYEGDNMLVIHPDECIDCGVCEPECPAEAIKPDTETGLDDWLTLNADYAAKWPNITVKRDAPADAKDFDGVEGKLEKYFSPEPGQGD